A window of Mustela lutreola isolate mMusLut2 chromosome X, mMusLut2.pri, whole genome shotgun sequence genomic DNA:
GCAGTGAAgaaaacctactgaatgggagaagttatttgcaaatcacatatctgataaggggttaatatttgATATGTATAagaaactcatacaactcaatggcaaaaaaaaaaaaaaactaaataaaaataagcaaaggatctgaatataTATTAatccagagaagacatccagatagccaacagacacatgaaaatatactcaacatcactaatcctcaggaaatgcaaatcaataccacaataaGATGTCACCTGATTCTTTTCGGAATGACTGTTATCGAAAatacaagaaatagcaagtgttagcaaggatgtggagaaaagggaaccttcatgcactgttgatggaaatgtaaTTTGGTGCAACCTCTATAGAGAACAGTGggatggttcctcaaaaaattaaaaatagagttactatatgatccagcatttCTCCTACTGGATATCAGGCATCTCTCTCAAGGAAATGAAACCCTACCTAAAAAGGTATATGCACctttatgttcattgcagcactatttacaatagctaagatataaAAACAACCTAAGTACCCATCAATGGatgatgggtaaagaagatgcagtatataTGTACAAGGAAATactgctcagccataaaaaaaaaagaatgatatattgccatttacaacatggatagaacttgagtgtattatgctaagtgaaataagtcagacagaaaaaggcaGATACTACATGATTTTACTtaacatgtgaaatctaaaaagcaaaacaaagaaattaaaaaaataaaacccagagtcATAGACATGCAGAACAGAGTAGTGATTGCCAGAAGTAATGGGGTTTGGGGGGAAGACGTGAAATGTGTGAAGGACATTAAGAAGTACCAACttctaggagcgcctgggtggctcagtgggttaagcctctgccttcggctagggtcgtgatctcagggtcctgggatcgagccccacatcagactctctgcttggcagggagactgtttccccctctctccctgcctgcttctctgcctacttgtgatctctcttggtcaaataaataaatagataatcttaaataaaaaagaagtaccAACTTCTAGGTATAAAATAAGTCGTAGAAATGTAATGTACATCATggagtattatagtaaataatattACCTTTGCCAAGTAACTGATGATAACTAGACTTACTATCATGACCATTTTGCAACACAGACAAATGTCAAGTCAGTATATTGTATGCCTAAAACTAATATAGTGTCGTGTCTAAGTTATGCCTCAattaaaaaacatacacacatctCTAATCTCTAGGATTCAGGAGCATATATGTCTTTCTGTTAGTTAAACATCATGAGCTCACACCTATGTTTGAAGCTAATGTataagcatgtgtgtgtatatttgtacccaaataaaggaagtaattttcttttctattaaaaaaagagctgaggcacctgggtggctcagtgggttaaagcctctgccttcagctcaggtcataatcccggagtcctgggactgagccctgcatcaggctctctgctcagcagggagcctgcttctctacttgactttctgcctacctgtcatctctgtctgtcaaataaataaaatctttaaaaaaaagagctaatgCCAAGATTTGAATGGATAGCCTTTGTGAATATTCAAGCCATCAAGAATGTTAATAAGAATAGTCACAGAGAGCTACAGTGATTTAGATACTAAGAAACCTTaatgaaaaagaggaaatgaaagggGATAGTTGATTGTGATAAGGATATTAGTGGATGATACAACCTGAGGGCTTGTGTTCCCTTCTTACAAGgatgaaatatatacatattcttcCACATACAGTTAGATTCCTTCATTACTAGAAATAGAAGGGTACTTTAGATCTGTGCTACAGTTCTTTCTAGATACAGATTTCCTTGTCTCATACAGTTTTACctgttattttagaaatataaaaagatttcttGATTACTTATTTAAATTTGAGCAAATTTTATATTACTATTCATAAAAGGCAAAGATGAATTTCACTTGAATGTGTGAGGATATTTGATGTTGCTATGCAGTTTTGTTCACACGTATCTACTGTGTACACTAGATTTGCCATGGACCTGAAGCTCCCTGCTATTCTGCACCTGTGTTATATAATATGGAAGTGTAACAGTGTAACTAAAATTTCACCTCTAATTTTGATGAGTAGTTTTCAATCTGGTTTTGGGGCTTCATGCAATCCTGACAGAGGAGATaacaattttattattaagtGAAGCTAAGATTATTTTGACTATGAATTTTAAGTTTTGCTTAACAAAATAATTGTCATAATTATTTCATTACAGTTTTAAAGCAAATGGAACTATGCAAGCTCTTTTGCTTGGCACATTTGAGATTCCTTTCCTATTGTGGCTGACATAACtagattatttttaagtaattcttctatttatagttttatttttataaataattgatGTGATCATCTACTATTCACCAtgctataaaattttaagaaaagtattTATGACTATTGATTTCATAgttaataaaacattaatgagCCCAAGCAGAAAGTCACTGAGGAATGTTTATAAGCATTAGGTATTAAATTGACAGATGTTGTGGAATCAAAGTTGCACATACACAGTGGGATACTCATCATGAAGTCTACTTGATGTTAAAGTGAGAGATCAAGTAAGTAGTAGAAAACTGTTTAAACATCTTCATGTgcgtcgtcttcttcttcttcttcttcttcttcttcttcttcttcttcttcttcttctttttcttcttcttgttcttcttcttcttctacatTTGTGCTTATATTTATTACTTGATGTATAGGAGTCCTAACAGAATCATATTTCCATCCCTTCCTGAGAAACAACTTCTCAAGGAAGCCTGGCATCCTGTAGCCCTTGCttagaatgaaatctttaaaagcaattGTTCCATAAAGTTCTTCAAGAATATCCTTTTGAGGAAAATTCCTTCCATATCTTCCATCTGGAGCTTCATGTAAAACCTTGGGATCAATCAAAGGTTCATCATTTATTAGCTTTTTCCACAACTTGGGCTTCAGGTACCATGCTCCGTACCTCACCTTCACCCAGTTGGGTTTATAAGGATTCTTTGGTTTTTGGAGTTTCCtctcccagttttcccagtatATGGAGAATTTTATATCATCCATTTTATCTCGCCCCTTTCTGTACTTTAGGTCCAAAGGAACATGGTTTACTTTCTTTGTGTGGCTCCTGTCATAGGTTGGTTTGCATTCATAGCCAATGTCAAACTGTTTCATGATGAACTCTTCATCAATGCCCAAGTCTCCAAAAGTAGCAACCCATTTGCAGAATTTACGGACTCCTTTTGGTATTTTTCTATGAAGGGGAGGAGTTTTGAGCAAATCTTCATTTATGCTTGACTTCCTTTCTTCATGAGGCAACTTGTCTGGATGTGACCCAGGAGTCTTCTTGGGAAGTTCCAGATTGAGTTTGGCAGGACGTTTCTTTCTAAGCTTTGTGGGggacttccttcttttctccgcGTTCTGACAATAGGCCCATGTGTCGTTCAGCCTCTTGTCAGGATCGAGCACTTCTAGCACCTTTAATAAGAGGTCTGAAGGTAGATCTTTCTCCAGATTTGGGTAGAGAGCCAAGGGATGCTCTGTCAGATGGGCTTCGATGTCCTCTACGAATGCCTTCCGTGCTAGCTGGGCTGGCGACAGTGTGGACAACAGGTCCGTTTCCTTGGTCATCTTTTTCTTTGTGGGGGCAGGTTTGGGAACTCTGTGAAcaatcatgggaagaaagcctTCTTTAGGACCGCGAGTGATCAGGTCTTCACACGGTGGACATTCCCTCCTGAAGTCGTCCAGCCCCTCTTTCACAAATACCCACCGCCGACTGTCCAGGGAGGTGGGGAACTTCAGAAGCTTGTTCTTGTGCTTTGGGAAACACTTGGAGGGCAACCTGTCTTTGTACCAGGGCTTGCAGTGCATGCCCAGCGGCATTGGTTCCAGTGGCACAGGCCCTAACAGCCACTTCTTGTCTGCCATGACACCTCTGGTCCCTGGGCGACCACCAGTTTtagtggtttgttttttggttgctAGGAGACCACGTAGCTAGGCGTTGCCAGATTCTTCCCAGAAGTGGGCCAATACAGGTGCTCCACGCAACCCGTTTTTTCCTGGAATGGGCAGGGAaggttcattcctttttattgtgggatactattccattgtatgggcATACCCCACAACTTACTTATCcattcgtctttttttttttttttaatccatttgtctTTTAACAGACATTTGGGCTGATTCCAATTTgaaactattacaaataaagcttccACAAATATTCGTGTTCATGTCTTTGTATACATATGTACTTTCATTTCTTCTGGTTAAATTTTAGCAGAGAGAGGAATGGCGGAAGCATATGATAGGTGTTTGTTTAACATTTTAGGAAACCACCAAACTTTCTGAAAGTGGTTGTACTATGTAATATTTCTTCTAGTAGTGTATGAGTATTGTACTGCCTCCACATACTCTCCAGCACTTGGTATAGTTAGCCATTTTAATTTTGGCTGTTCTGAtagatgtgtagtggtatctcaatgtgcttttaatcAGCGTTTTCCTAATGACACTAtgttcatgtgcttatttgccatttatcTCTTCTGTGGTGAGTATCTGTTCAAactttttacacattttaaaattgtgttgtcttggggcacaggggtggctcagtcagttaggcatctgccttccactaaGGTTGTGATCTCGGAATCCTCGGATGGAGCtgcaggttgggctccctgctcagttgggagtctgcgtcctccgtcccctccccctctgtacatttcctctctctcaccctctctcaaataagtagacaaactctttaaaataaaataaaattgtattgctTTATATCATTGGGTTTTGAGTTCTTTGTGCATTCTGAATGtaagtcctttatcaaatatatgatttgtacATTTTTCTCTCAATCTTTTGTCTCCAtctgtggcttttgttttcattgtcttaACAGCAGAGTTTTCACATTTGATAAAGTTcaatttatcagtttatttttttatggattGCTCTTTTTGTGTTGTATCTAAGAAAACTTTCCCTATGGAAGGGTCATAAAAGTGCTTTCCACTGTGCTAAGTTTTATAACCTTAGGACTTACATTTAGATCTGTcctctatttaattttaattttctagatTATGTAAGATATGGatcaaagcttttatttattctttaaaaagtttttatttatttaagtaatctctacacccaacttggggtttgaactcacaaccccacaatcaagagtctcacactcttctgactgagctagccaggtgccctgtaaggttgttttgttttgttttgttttgttttgttttgttttttaaactgtggaTATCCCAtagttccagaattttttttttatgagaagcTTTTCTCCACTGAGTTACCTTTGTAATTTGGTAGGTATAAGTTGTCCATATTTCTGTGGGGGGTACATTTCTGGacacttttctgtttcattgcttTCCATATATTTATACCATTTCTATACTGTGCTGAttactctttattttataaatcttaaaattaagctGTATTAGtccttcatgttctttcttttatgaagtTCTTTTGACTCTTCTAGGTCCTTTGATTTCTAtaggaat
This region includes:
- the LOC131821856 gene encoding protein FAM47E-like, encoding MADKKWLLGPVPLEPMPLGMHCKPWYKDRLPSKCFPKHKNKLLKFPTSLDSRRWVFVKEGLDDFRRECPPCEDLITRGPKEGFLPMIVHRVPKPAPTKKKMTKETDLLSTLSPAQLARKAFVEDIEAHLTEHPLALYPNLEKDLPSDLLLKVLEVLDPDKRLNDTWAYCQNAEKRRKSPTKLRKKRPAKLNLELPKKTPGSHPDKLPHEERKSSINEDLLKTPPLHRKIPKGVRKFCKWVATFGDLGIDEEFIMKQFDIGYECKPTYDRSHTKKVNHVPLDLKYRKGRDKMDDIKFSIYWENWERKLQKPKNPYKPNWVKVRYGAWYLKPKLWKKLINDEPLIDPKVLHEAPDGRYGRNFPQKDILEELYGTIAFKDFILSKGYRMPGFLEKLFLRKGWKYDSVRTPIHQVINISTNVEEEEEQEEEKEEEEEEEEEEEEEEEEDDAHEDV